The DNA sequence ATCACGTCAGTCTCTGCCGACTTCAGCGAAGCGTTTGATCCCTGTAAGTATTCTTCTCAAATTAAGGCAATCTAATTTCCTTCATACGTTTATCTGACTGTTTCATGTtggtttgttttgtctgtgttttgTCTGTTTGTGCTGCTTGCCAATACAGGCCAGTGAGAAAAGTTTTCAGAGGGAGCACCAAAACCAATAGCATACCGTATTATAGCTTGCTTTCTCTGTTGTCGCTTTTTTTGTTTAATCGATCAGATGTTTgatgattttttttctctcttgacTTTTGTAGATTTCCCCCTGCTGTCCCTCATCAAGATGTTTCTGGCTAAAAAACTCATTGGTGGCATCCTGGATGTTGTAAGGTAGGCAATACAGGTTCTGTTTGCACTAACAAAACTCcttttgagacacacacacacacacacatacatacagtcagCATACTGACTTCATTCATGACTTTGCACACAGTTTTCATTAAATAGAAATAGGTCCTTGTATTCTCCAACAGCAACATCGACCCCAGTCAATTTGTGCCATCAGATCCTGTGAGTAAAACCTTTTAGCGCctattttctttcatcacaagTTCAGAACATCATAGTCTTATGAACATTTTAGAAGTAAAACTACTCTTTTGAACAAATTAGCCACagctcttggtgtgtgtgtgtgtgtgtgtgtgtgtgtgtgtgtgtgtgtgtgtgtgtgtgtgtgtgtgtgtgtgtgtgtgtgtgtgtgtgcgtgcttgcatgCCAGACTGCAGTGAAGAGGGATGTGTGTTCGTGCTAACAGAACCCGTTCTGTGTTTGTGTCCTAGCCCCCACCACGCAGACCTCTGGCCTACGTGGAGCAGAATGAGAACGACGAGGAGAGACAGTTTCGCAAGGTGTTCCAGCAACTCGCTGGGGATGTAAGTACTTATTGTTTTTCAACATACTCCCTCCTACTACTCTCATATCTATTCACCTCTGAACCTACTGACCTTTCCTATCCTGTTCAGAGACGAGCCCAGATAAGTCAAGTCAACAATGCCTCTCATGCTTGATTCTAACTATGAGTCATTGAGAGATATTAATCTTAGGCTTTTGGCCATCAAATACAGTGCTATACGTGTGTCATTTGTATAATTGGGCAACTTGTTGAATGTTTTAAAGAGGCTGTTTTCATTATGTGGATATccacaaggacaacacacagttgTTAAAATAATGTCCATTAACCCACCGTTAGTGGTTTAGTGTAATGGAGTGCAGAACAACAACCAGTGGAAATTAAGTTACcgtattgtgtgtgtggtgtattgtcTTTTGAAGTAGGCGCAGCCAAATATCCATGGCATGGATGGTCATTTCATTTATTGGCTGATGGTACACTGGCACAATCAGTGAAACCCTGTATCCCAGTTAACTCTTGTTTGCATTCCAAACCCTTCCCTACACCCGTTCACCCTGCTTCATCTGGAGCCGGTCTTCAGAATGTGATTCATCCATCTATTCAGACATGGTGAATTTGAGGCTTCAAATGTGCTCTCTGTCATTGCACTGCTGCCAACCAATAGAAGCCTTTTGGAAGAGTACAGTAAAGAGCTCCAGTTGGCTTAAATCATTGATTCCACCCCATTGGTTATGGTGATTTAAGCCCAGGGCTCCACAGACAATCCCCTTCTCTACAGCTATACTCACAATGATTCATTGCTGTTGGATCAGGCAGTGGTGGAGTTTTGATGACAACCCAACCCTGGTTTATTCCACGAACAGGAAGTGGGACTGGTACCTCCTCTATGTGCCTCCTACCATTGTCTGACATGGCGGCTCGCCTGTCTGGTTAGTTTTGTGTGGGTGGGGTGTAGATTGTGAGAATCATAGATAGTGGTGGATACATGTTCTACTGGTACGGTCAGCTGGTTTGACTTTTTAAATTGATGACTAGCCGACCTCATTGAGGCCTTAATCATAAGGGGAGGGAACACAAGCTGCATATGGAATGAAACCTAAAGACATGCTGTACCTGCTGCAAATGTATCTGCCAAAGTTTTGAAGTTGTTACCATCACTTTGGTTGTTCTGATATGTCACgtaaacacacaaatacagagaACTATGTATTTGGTCCATGATTGTACCCATAAAACACCTGTGGAAATGACTTATCATTTATTACTTAATgataaaaatctgtctttctgcccctgaacaaggcagttaacccactgttcctaggccgtcagtgtaaataagaatttgttcttaactgacttgcctagttcaatcaAGGTTACATAAAAACATTTTGTTTCAGTGTCCTTTTGTGAGCTGAGTTGTGACGCAAATACATGGAGGCATATTTACCTGTGGATCTCTCTGTGTATTATAGGACATGGAGGTGAGCCCCACTGAACTGATGAACATCCTCAACAGGATCATTGGCAAACGTGAGTCCTATTCTTACACAAACACAATGACAGTATACTTGTCATTGCATTCTTTATAGTATTTAGACCTCTGTGTGCATGTACCTTTTGTTCGACAGCATGTATATGCATGCCTTTTTGTATCTATGTGctctctgtacacacacacacacacacacccacacacacacacacacacacacattttactcATATCTAGATTCCTCTTGTACAAGACTGGTTCCATGGAATGGTTTACTTTGTTGTATTGAAGCAGTGGTCTGTCTGTGTTAATTTCAGGTTCTGACCTGAAGACTGACGGCTTTAGCATCGAGTCATGCAGGGGCATGGTGGCTGTCATGGACGTATCCTTCCACATCTGTGTTTGTATTAAGATGGAGGACTATACTACACTATCAGAGtagttgattatttattttttttaccttaacCCTGAGCACACAGAGTGACAGCACAGGGAAGCTAGGTTTCCACGAGTTCAAGTTTTTATGGAACAACATCAAGAAATGGCAGGTGAGTTTCAGTTCTCTTGTTCTATTTTTGACAATCGGCACCTTGAACTACAATTGATTTACATGTATTTGCAAGGTGTTCATATAACACCCCATACAACTTCCAATAGTCCTCTTACTCCACTACTGTAAGAATGTTGTTTTTATGTCATGTTAAAACACTCTTAATAAAAGGTGCTGCCAACTTTGACCTCTCGGTGTGACCTTACTTCCGCCTCTGTTGCAGGGCATCTACATATCAAATGACGCAGACTGCTCAGGGGTCATCTCCTCACGAGAGCTGTCCGCTGCCTTCAAATCTGCATGTGGGCTTAGAAATCATGACAACCGGAACATGGAATTGCATATTTCGTTGTCATCATAAGGCCTTTATAACAGTGTCATAAGTGACAACAAATGCTGATGAAAGCTAGCTTTTTTTTCCTACATATGTGTTTGGTCTcattggtgtctctctctctcctgttatgtCCGTGTTCAGGTTTCCCTCTCAACGACCAGCTCTTCCAGTTGATCGTTCGCAGGTACAGTGACGAACAGGGCAACATGGACTTTGACAACTTCATTGGGTGCCTGGTCAGACTGGACGCTATGTGTCGTAAGTGACTGATCCTCAACGCTCCCCTGCTCAGTCCGATTATGTTCTTGTTTTCAGACTATTTACTTTTCATGACCCTTCAGTAATAGTGTTTTGTGCATTTTCAGGAGCCTTCAAGACTCTGGACAAAGATAATAATGGAAAGATCAAAGTCAACATCCAGGAGGTAAATTAGTTTTCACTATTTCCTCGGCAATTAAAccgtgtgttttagggaccattTTTCTGATTAATGAATGGATATAGACACTGAAATGAAACCTAAATAACCACACCACTTTTTGTGTTTTGCTTTCTCTGCAGTGGCTTCAGTTGACCATGCACTCATAAAGCATCAGGGAAATCCTACAAAAAGActgccttcatctctctctccttaagaTTTTTATTTCAAAGTACCATTGTTATTGTTTGCAAACATTCATTTGTCGTTCAGTCATGAATGTTAATTAAATTCAtcactagatggcagcatttgcagCAACACCGGGAAAGCACAAATCTACTTTCTCTCCATTAGtccaaatgaaaaaaatataataaGGTAGTTCAGTTCTCCTTTTTGTCAGGCAACACATTTGTTAGTTAAACATtctgtattgctatgtaatatatACATTCTAGTGCTCAATAAAGGGCCAATATTACGCAATACTTGCAGCTGTCTCATTACCATTTCTACATTTTCTGCTTTTTCTCATTTAAAGAATTGACCTCTCATATGTTTGAAGATTACTTTAATCTGTTTGTTGTATTGTGGTTATTTGACTGACTTTTGAAAACCAGGTCAATAATAAAGTTGATTGttctcaaggacaacaaccacccgagccactgcctgttccctccgctaccatccagaaggagaggtccgtacaggtgcattaaagctgggactgatgagactggaaaaacagcttctatctcaaggccagactgttaaacagccaccactaacacggAGGCTGCAGCTTACATACAGACTCGAAAtcattggtcactttaataaaatgtatcactagtaactttaatgtttacatatcttgcaccACTgatctcatttgtatatactgtactttattgcatcttgcctatgccgctctatCATTGCAtatccaaatatttatattcttattccattcctttacttaaatttgtgtgtattgggtagttTCTGTGGAATttttagattacatgttagatattgctgcactgtcagaactagaagcacaagcatttcgctacactcgcaataacatctgctaaacatgtgtatgtggaAATAAAAGAGAggcgcacactctaggagctcggATGCAAAAatttaattaccaacgtttcgactgccaagctgtcttcatcagggtataatcaaacactgcgggatgactcgtttatatagtgtcaaaagacacaggtgtctgtaatcatggccaagagtggcctaatatcattggttaattatcaaatattaaaatggcatacaaagaacagcatacaaacaaatggatagcatacgatcataaatTCATTTtcgactacacaagcttacaaacaattacaatggcaaagtcacaataatcacaagaatggcttcagatcgaagtctacgttgagaccgaagggagaaagggtctttaaattaaagatccaggcagcctcttgttttaacaataaattatcaaggtcaccccctctcctagggagggtgacatgttcgttgccaatataacgcagagacgaaatcgagtggcctgcctccaagaagtgggccgcaactgggtaaATAAAGTtaacacctaatggtgctacgatgctctgagatacgtacttttaattcgcgctttgttttacccacatcattttttaccacaaggacaagttataagataaataactgccttagtggagcacgtaataacacatttaattgggatcgatttccctgtttgtgggtgtttgaaggatctacgtttataagtgccattgcattgagcacagccattacatttgtaatttccatccagtaggggcgcaaatagacgttcaggaatatcttggggtggtaaatcagagtgtaccaatttgtctctgagatttctgccccgcgagaatacgaccaagggaaggtccgaaaacacattaccgagactTTCATCGGATTTTAGAATGTAccaatgtttgtgaacgattcccttaatttgttcagaacgctttgaatagcgggtagttagaacacaagaatgcgtctttttgcgagactgaccttgaaaaaggttATGTCTCGTtttttgaattttctcaatggcaatattaatctgatAATTTTTGTAGCCCCTCTCCTTGAACTTTCTTTTggtctcagccatatttctgtaGAAATCTGATTCttttttgcaaattcttttgattcgacagaattggctgtaagggcaaactatttttcaagggaagtgggtgacaactatcagccttcaacaaactgttacgatcagtaggcttcctgtaaagatcagtgaaaagaacattatcttcacacaagatcagaagatcaagaaaagtgatttgacgtgtatcagattgcatagtaaatctcaAATGATCAGAACAGGAGTAAAGAAAAGCATGGAATACCTGGAGAtgttttgcatcacccctccatagaacaaaaatatcatcaatataccgtttccaaataatgatgttaggcaagaaaacatttttgagaggattgaaaatagactgtttctcaatgtaacccacatacaaatGAGCATAGTTAGGAGCCATGGGGGATCCCATAGCAGTACCCTTCGCCTGAATAAAGAAATCATTTAGAAACATGAAATAGTTCATTAGGATCAcgttgcagaagaaaatgttccatagcttcaataccgccctcgtgtggaatatttgtgtataacgactcaacatcaaaagtaaATAACAAGGTATTCTCAGGGAGAGCATCAAGAGATTCAATGATAGAGATCATACTGCTTGTGTCCTTTACAAATAAGGGGAGCTGTTCTTCGAGTGGTCtaataaaaaaaatcaacaaaagTAGATAGAGAggccgttactgca is a window from the Oncorhynchus mykiss isolate Arlee chromosome 24, USDA_OmykA_1.1, whole genome shotgun sequence genome containing:
- the LOC110503612 gene encoding calpain small subunit 1 isoform X2, which translates into the protein MEVSPTELMNILNRIIGKRSDLKTDGFSIESCRGMVAVMDSDSTGKLGFHEFKFLWNNIKKWQGIYISNDADCSGVISSRELSAAFKSACFPLNDQLFQLIVRRYSDEQGNMDFDNFIGCLVRLDAMCRAFKTLDKDNNGKIKVNIQEWLQLTMHS
- the LOC110503612 gene encoding calpain small subunit 1 isoform X1; protein product: MFLAKKLIGGILDVVSNIDPSQFVPSDPPPPRRPLAYVEQNENDEERQFRKVFQQLAGDDMEVSPTELMNILNRIIGKRSDLKTDGFSIESCRGMVAVMDSDSTGKLGFHEFKFLWNNIKKWQGIYISNDADCSGVISSRELSAAFKSACFPLNDQLFQLIVRRYSDEQGNMDFDNFIGCLVRLDAMCRAFKTLDKDNNGKIKVNIQEWLQLTMHS